One genomic window of Actinoplanes lobatus includes the following:
- a CDS encoding PASTA domain-containing protein — protein sequence MPEEREPERDDETRPLSSVDEEPSPRPEDRGTDVWTGRAGVRPYGAYRRDEFDDDGDGDWADSGSAEPSGRWWAPIAIGTVSLILLGLLGFGIAVIVRSSDGEVETPATPAVRATTTGPAAPDVTSTPTITETITTPPTTDAADREVTVPALRGMPLADAQAALTRSNLGYRVIHRESDAEPGTVINCDPAEGQQVPSDTRVTLIVATARTGDPSPTTPASSIGG from the coding sequence ATGCCCGAGGAGCGCGAACCCGAGCGGGACGACGAGACCCGCCCGTTGTCGTCAGTGGACGAGGAGCCGTCCCCGCGACCGGAGGACCGTGGCACGGACGTGTGGACCGGCCGGGCCGGTGTCCGGCCGTACGGGGCCTATCGCCGCGACGAGTTCGACGACGACGGCGACGGCGACTGGGCCGACAGTGGGTCCGCCGAGCCGTCCGGCCGCTGGTGGGCGCCGATCGCCATCGGCACCGTCTCGCTGATCCTGCTCGGATTGCTCGGCTTCGGCATCGCGGTGATCGTGCGGAGTTCGGACGGCGAGGTGGAGACTCCGGCCACACCCGCCGTGCGCGCGACGACGACCGGGCCGGCCGCCCCCGATGTGACGTCCACGCCCACGATCACCGAGACGATCACCACACCGCCGACGACCGACGCGGCGGATCGCGAGGTGACCGTGCCGGCGCTACGTGGGATGCCGCTGGCCGACGCACAGGCGGCATTGACGCGCTCCAACCTGGGATACCGGGTGATCCATCGGGAGAGCGACGCCGAGCCGGGAACGGTGATCAACTGCGACCCCGCGGAGGGTCAGCAGGTGCCGTCGGACACCCGGGTGACCCTCATCGTGGCCACCGCGCGGACGGGCGACCCGTCTCCGACGACACCGGCGTCCTCCATCGGAGGTTGA